The following nucleotide sequence is from Agromyces sp. SYSU T00194.
AGGTCGGCGTGCTCGACCGCCGCTCCGACGAGCTCGTGGGCGACATCCTCGCGCCGCTGAGCGAGCGTCAGCGCGATGCGCTGGCCGACGCGGCCGACACCGTGCGCCGACTGTTCACCGCGTCGGCCGTCGCCATCGCAGCGGTCGACCCCGCGGAGCCCGCCGCGCGCGCCGCCGTCGCGGCCTACCACCGCACCCTCGACGCGCGGTTCGACGGCGGGTTCCGCCCCGCGCGCAGCCGGCCCGCAGCCGACGACGCCTTCCGCGCGCCGCGGGGCGCGTTCCTGCTCGCCACCCACGGCGATCGCCCCGTCGGGTGCGTGGGCGTGACGCTCCCGGAGCCCGGTGTCGCCGAGCTCCGACGCATGTGGGTCGCCGACGACCTCCGCGGCGCCGGCATCGGCCGGAGGCTGCTGGCCGAGGCGGAACGCCTGGCGACCGACGCCGGCGCACGGAGCATCCGCCTGGAGACGAACGCGTCGCTCGCCGAGGCGATCGGGCTGTACCGGGCGTCGGGCTTCCGCGAGGTGCCCCCCTTCAACGACGAGCCGTACGCCCACCACTGGTTCGAGAAGCGCCTGGCGGGCGCTCGGGCGCCCACGCCACGCGTCGGCTTCATCGGGCTCGGCATCATGGGCCGGCCGATGGCGACGCGTCTCGCGGAGGCCGGCATCCCGCTCACCACCTGGACGCGCACGCCCACGGACGCACCGGAGCCCGCGGGAGCCGACGTCCGGCACGCCGCATCCGTCACCGAGGTCTTCGCGACGTGCGAGACCGTCTTCGTCATGCTGCGCGACGCGGCGGCCGTCGACGCCGTGCTGCGGGGCGCGCCGGGCGGGCTCGCCGCGCTCGTGGCGGGCCGAACGATCGTGCACACCGGCACGGTCGCACCCGGGTACTCGCGAGCACTGGCCGACGAGGTCGAGCAGGCGGGCGGATGCAACGTCGAGGCGCCCGTCTCGGGTTCGCGGGTTCCCGCAGAGCGCGGCGAGCTCGTGGCCATGGTCGCCGGTCGGCCGGGCGACGTCCGGCGCGTCCGGCCGCTGCTCGATCCGCTGTGCGCGCAGGTCACCGACTGCGGCGCGGTTCCGGCCGGGATCGAGATGAAGCTGGCCGCCAACGTGCTCGTGGTCGCCGTCATGACGGGCCTGGCCGAGGCGTTCGGATTCGCCCGCGCGCGCGGCCTCGACGTCGGGCGCCTGCGCGAGATCCTCGACGCCGGCCAGATGTCGTCGCCGATCTCGCGCGTGAAGACCGCGAAGCTCGTCGCCGGCGACCTCACCCCGCAGGTCTCCATCGCCGACGTGCTCGCGAACACCGAGCTCATCGTCGGCGCCGCGCGCGCCGCGGGCCTGCCGGTGCCGCTCACCGAGGCGAGCCGCGCCCTTTTCGCGGCCGCGGTGGCGCGCGGGGACGGCGCGCTCGACGGCATCGGCGTGATGCGACCGGCGGGGGCCGCTCCGCCGAGCTGATCCGCGGCGACCGTCAACCGCCGCCCGCACCCTCCACGTCGACCTCCGGCTCGCGGCGCGCCGACACCTCCGCCGGGAGGTTCCGGGAGAGGAACAGCGACAGCACGAGGAGCGCGAACACGATGAAGATCGCCTGACGCAGCGCCTCCAGCTGCGAGTCGGCGTAGTCCTGCGCGATCGACGCCGCCAGGTCCTCCGAGCCGCCGGCGTCGAGGACGAGCTGCTCCGCGCGCTCCTGCGAGATGACCGGCACCCCGGCCTCGACGCTCGCGATCACCCGCGTGCGCTCCTCATGGGAGATGTCGGCGTTGGCGTCGACGGCCGAGATGAGTCCGCTCCCGAGCAGCGTGATGAACACCGAGCCGACGATCGCGGTGCCGAACGACGATCCGAGGTTCTGGAACGTGCCCTGCAGCCCGCCGACCTCCGACGTGTCGCGCTGCTCGACCGCCGACATGTTCACGTTGCCGAGCTGCGACGCGAGGAGGCCGAAGCCCGCGCCGGCGACGAACATGCCGATCGCGAACGGCCACCCGGCCAGTTCGGGCTGCAGGGCCACGAGCACGAAGAGGAGCCCGACGGCCATGGTGACCTGTCCGAGCTGCGCGATGCGGCGCGCGGAGCGCCGCGCGGTGAGCCACGACCCCACGGCGGAGCACACCACGAGGCCCAGCGAGAGCGGCAGGATCCGCAGCCCCGTGCCGAGCGCGTCGTACCCCTGCATCGTCTGCAGGTACACGGGGATGACGAAGAACATCGCGGCGACGGCGAAGTACTGCACCAGGAACCCGGAGAGCCCGCTGCGCAGTGCCGCGATGCGGAAGAGGCGCACCTGCAGCAGCGGAATCCGTCCGCGGTCGACGAGCCTGCGCTGCCGGAGCAGGAACCACCAGAGCACCATGACGCCCGCGAAGATGAGGTAGGTGACCGGGGAGATGCCGAGCGGTGCGATCTCGACACCGCCGATCTCGGGCGGCGCGATCGGCACGAACCAGCCCCACGTCTTCGACTGCAGCACGCCGAACACGAGCATGGCCATGCCCCCGGCGGAGAGCAGCACGCTCGGCACGTCGATGCGCAGGCCGCGGTCGGCCGCGACGTCCCTGATGCGTCCCGAGACGAGGAGGATGACGACCATGACGATGGTCTCGCCGACGAACACGTACCTCCACGACGAGTACGTGGTCACCAGCCCGCCGATGAGCGGCCCCGCGGCGGCGGCGAGGCCGGTGACCGCACCGAGGATGGAGAATGCGACCACGCGGGCGCGGCCCTCGGAGTTGATCGCGGCCAGCGACGCGATCGCGGGGATCACGAGCACCGCGCCGAGTCCCTCGACGAGCGACCAGCCCAGGAGCAGCACCGTGAGGTTCGGGCTCAGCGCGGTCACGAGCGACCCGATGCCGTAGACCACGACGCCGATGCGGAACGTACGCGAGCGCCCCCACTTGTCGCCGAGCTTGCCACCGGTGAGCATGAGCGCCGCCATGGTCAGCGTGTAGCAGGTGATCGCGGCCTGCATCCCGGTGATCGAGGTCCCGAGGTCGGCGGCCACCTGCGAGATGGACACGTTCATGACCGTGCTGTCGAGCACCATCACGAACTGGGCCACGGCGAGGATCGCGATCACGAACCCGTGCTTCACAGCACCGACACTAGCGCTGCGGACATGGGCGGCGCACGACCCGCCGGACGACGAAACCCCCGGCGCGTACCGGGGGTTTCGTCGTGCTTCGGTGGACCCAGGGGGATTCGAACCCCCGACCTTCTCATTGCGAACGAGACGCGCTACCAACTGCGCCATGGGCCCGAGCGACATTCACCATATCACCACGGCGAGCGCAGTCCGAATCGAGCGGCGGCGGCTGCGACCCGGGCGCCCCGACGACGTGAGGCGGGTGCTCAGCCCGCGACGCGACGGCGCCGCAGCACGGCATCGAGGTCGGTGAGCGCGGGCTGCGCGTCGCCGACGACGCCCATCGCGGCGTAGCGGTTCGGGGCGGCCGCGGCCGGCTCCGACGCGGCCGCGGCGGGCGCATCGACGTGCGGGCGCGGCGGCGCGACCGGCGCCGCATGGCCGCCCCCTCGAGCCGAAGCACCCGTCTCACGGCCGGCGATGCGTGCGCCGTAGCCGCTCGTGACGCGCGCGGCGATCGTCGTGACGTCGGGCTGCAGTTCGGCGGCCCGCTGGGCGAGCTCCGCCTCGCTCGCGGCGCGGCGCAGTTGCTCGGCGGCCTCGATCGACGCCATCGCGGTGGCGGCGATGGTGCCGCGCGAGAGCACCAGGGGCTTCGGCAACGGACGCGGGGTCCACCCGTCCTCCGCGAGCGTCGCACCCTCCTGGCGGAGCTCGATCGGCTCGAACGCGGTCGCCGGAGCGGCGGGCGGGTCGGTCGCCTCGGCGGGCGCCGCCACGGCGACGGATGCGAGCGGGCGACGCGCGAGCGCCACGATGCCGCCGAACGACGCGACCATTCCGGCGCCCCCGGCGAGTGCGACGAACTCGCTCATGCCGAACGCGAGGCCGACGAGCCCCACGATCACGGTGATGAGCGAGACGAGCAGGCCGAGCGAGCACGTCGCCCGTCTCCGGCGGAGGCGACGGCGGGCGGCTCCCCCGGCGTCGCGCACGGTCGCGGCGGCGGTGCGGCGGGCCTCGGCTGCGCGCAGCCGCGCGGCCTTCTGCTCCGCCTCGGCGAGTGCACGGCGCGCCTCGGCCTCGTGCGCGGCGGCGCGCTGCTGCTCGCGCAGCACCTTCTGCTGCGCGGCGACGGCCCGGGCACTGGCCTCGACGGTCACCGGCTCGGGCGTCTCGGAGGTCTCGGCGAGGATGCGCAGCGTCTGCTGCAGGCGCACGGTGTTGCGCTCGGTCGCGAGGTACTGGCCACGTCGCACCCAGCTCGGGAGCAGGTACGCGATCCAGAGCACGGCGGCGACGGCCAGAAGGATCCCCCCGCCGAGCACGTCCATGGGCCCAACGGTACGGCCGCGCGGTTCCGGCCGACCTCAGCCCCCGCGGCGTGTCCGTGCGATCGGCGCGCGCGGGGCCGGCCCCGGGCGGCGGCGCGTCCGGGCACGGCGACGTGCGTCAGCGCCCCGGCTGCAGCGGATGGGCCGCGGCGGCGCGGTCGTCGGGGGTGATCCGCGCGGCATCCGCCGGCACGCGCCCCTCGCGCCAGCGCCGCAGCACGCCCCCGCGCACCTCCTCGGCGACGAGGGCGAAGCAGAAGTGGTCGCGCCAGTCGCCGTCGATGTGGATGTACCGTCGGCGCAGTCCCTCGTAGCGGAACCCGAGCTTCTCGACGACGCGCAGGGACGCCTGGTTCTCGGGGCGGATGCAGATCTCCATGCGGTGCAGGCCGAGCTCGAAGAAGCAGTGGTCGGTCGCGAGCGCCACCGCGGTCGGCGTGATGCCGCGCCCGGCGGAGCGTTGCACCACCCAGTAGCCGATGGTGGCCGACGACACCGAGCCGTAGGTGATCGACGACACGTTCAGCTGCCCGACGAGCGCGCCCGACTCCTCGATGAGGAACGGCAGCGCCGAGCCCGCGCGCGCGTGGGCGAGCAGGTTGCGGATGCTCCCCCGCGTGTCGAGGCTCGAGGAACCGGCCGGGTGGGTCGCCTCCCAGCGACGCAGCCAGGAGCGGTTGTCGATGAGCTCGCGCTCGAGCGCCCGCGAGTCGCGCACGCGGATCGGCCGGAGCGTCACCGCGCCGTCGCGCAGGCTCGGCAGCGCGGGCCCGGCCACGCCGCTAGCCCTCGGCGAGGCCCGCGGCGTACTCGCGCAGCCACGGGCGCAGCTCGGGTCCGAGGTCGTCGCGGTCGGCGGCGAGCTGGATGACGGCCTTGATGTAGTCGAGCTTGTCGCCGGTGTCGTAGCGGCGCCCGCGGAAGACGACGCCGTACACGCCGCCGGTGGTCTCCGCGTCGTCGGCGAGCTCGAGCAGGGCGTCGGTGAGCTGGATCTCGCCGCCCTTGCCGGGCTCGGTGTGCTCGAGCACGTCGAAGATCTCGGGCTTCAGCACGTACCGGCCGATGATCGCGAGGTTCGACGGGGCGACCTCCGCTGCGGGCTTCTCGACGAGGCCGGTGACCTTCACCACGTCGGGGTCGTCGGTGGCCTCGACCTCTGCGGCGCCGTACATGTGGATGGACTCGGGGTCGACCTCGAGCAGCGCGATGATCGTCGCATCCCGCTTCGCGTGCTCGTCGAGCATGCGGCTGAGCAGCGGGTCGCGCTCGTCGATGAGGTCGTCGCCGAGCAGCACCGCGAACGGCTCGTGGCCCACGTGCTTCTTCGCACGCAGCACCGCGTGGCCGAGGCCCTTCGGGTCGCCCTGGCGCACGAAGTGGACGTCGGCGAGGGCGCTCGACTCCATGACGCGCGAGAGCTTGGACTCGTCGCCCTTGGTCTGCAGGGTGTGCTCGAGCTCGGTGACGCGGTCGAAGTGGTTGGCGAGGGCGTTCTTGTTGCGGCCGATGATCATGAGCACGTCGTCGAGCCCGGCCTCCACGGCCTCCTCGACGACGTACTGGATGGCGGGCTTGTCGACGACCGGCAGCATCTCCTTCGGCATCGCCTTCGTTGCGGGGAGGAACCGGGTGCCGAGCCCTGCGGCAGGGATGACGGCCTTCGTGATGCGCTGGGACATGCGCACCAGCGTATCGGCTCGCACCGTGAACAGCCCACGGATGCCACGCACGGCACGCCCATAGGATGGGGGCCATGTCGGCCGACCCCGAGCATCGCAAGCGCACCCTGCGGGCCGAGCTGCGCGAGCGGCGACGCACGCTCACCCTCACCGAGCGCGCCGCAGCATCGGACGGCTTCACGGTGCAGCTCACCGAGCTGGTCGAACGGCACGGTGCGCGCTCGCTCGCCTGCTACCTGTCGATGCCCGACGAGCCCGACACCCGGCCCTTCGTGCGATGGGCGGAGGATGCCGGCATCCGCGTGCTGTTCCCGATCAGCCGGGAGGACGGCCTGCTCGACTGGACGGTCGGCGAGGACCGCTCGGAGGTCACCGGCCTGCACGGCATCCCCGAGGCCGTCGGCGAGCTGCTCGGCCCCATCGCGATCAACGACGTCGACCTGATCGTCGTGCCGGCCGCCGCGGTGGACGCGACGGGCACCCGATTGGGCTGGGGCCGGGGCTATTTCGACAAGACCCTCGGATCGATGGGACAATGTCCCCCGGTCTACGCCGTCGTCTACGACACCGAGTTCGTGGACGACGTTCCGCGTGAGCGACACGACCAGCCCGTCGACGGCGTCGTGACGCCCACGCGCATCGTCTCCTTCTGACGGCGAGACTTCCCCGAACGAGAGAACGCCCGTGCCCACCTACGCCTACCGTTGCACCGAGTGCGACACCGCCTTCGACATCCAGCAGGCCTTCTCGGACGCCTCGCTGACCGAGTGCCCCGCGTGCGGCGGCCGCCTGCGCAAGGTGTACGGCTCGATCGGCGTCACCTTCAACGGATCGGGCTTCTACCGCACCGACTCGCGCTCGGGCGGCTCCGGCTCCGGGGCCCCGAAGGCGACGGATGCCCCGGCGAAGTCGGACTCCGCCGCGAAGTCGGAGTCCGGCACGTCGTCCGCCGCGTCCTCCACCCCCGCGAAGGCGCCGGCCGCAACGAGCTCGTCATCATCGTGAGCTAGCGTGTGCTGACGGACCGCGCGATCGGCGCGGTCCGATGCGTACGGGGAGGGTGCATGCTCAAGGGTTTCCGCGACTTCATCATGCGGGGCAACGTCATCGACCTGGCGGTCGCCGTGGTCATCGGCGCGGCGTTCACGGCGATCGTCAACGCCGTCGTCACGGGGCTGATCAATCCGGTGATCAGCATGTTCTTCCAGGCGGACTCGCTGAACGAGGCGATGAAGGTGCCGTTGCTCGGCGGGTCCGAGCTCTCGCTCGGCCTCATCCTGGGAGCGATCATCAACTTCCTGGTCGTCGCCGCGGTGGTCTACTTCGTGTTCGTGATGCCGGTCAACCACATGAAGGCACGCGCCGAGGAACGCATCCGGTCGGGCGAGCCGGCAGCGGCCGGCGACCCGCCCGCGCCGTCGGAGGTGGAGCTGCTCGGCCAGATCCGCGACCTGCTCGTCGAGCAGCGCCAGGACGCGCCGTCGACCGGCGGGAAGCACGCCGACTCCTGAGCCGACCCGGCGGCAGCGGGGAGTTCGCTACCAGTGCGGCGGGCGCTCGCGGGTGATGCGCTCGTCGTCGCCGGACGCCCCGGGCTTCGGCGCGCGAACGGGCTCATCGTCGCGCGTCGGCGCCTCGGGCGAGGGATCGCTGCCCGGCGCCGGCGTCAGCCGCGCTCGTCGGGCCCCGGTGCGCTCGACCCGCTGCCGCGCCGGGCGCGCCGGAGCGTCGTCGTCGTCGTGCGCGTCGGCGGCGGGCGTCTCGGTGCCGCCCGCGCTCACGACGGCAGGTCGCTGAGGTCGATCGGCTGCGTGTCGAGGGGGTCGGGGTCCTTCGGCACGGCGCCCAGCAGCGTGGCGACCCGGCGTGCGACGGCGTCGGGGTTGCCGAACAGCTCGAAGCTGTGCACGCGCAGCACGTGCCAGCCGAGCCGGCGCAGCACGTCGGGCCGCAGGCGCAGCGACTCGCGCAGGCTCGCGCCGACGAGCGCGGGGTCGGTCTCGACGACGACCGCGCGCCCGGCACGGGCGGCGGCGAGCGCGAGCTTCCCGCGGTGCCCGAGGGCGACCCGGATGTCGAGCTTCGCGAGGCGCGCGGCCAGGTCGATGAGCATCGGGTCGGTGGTCTCGGCGACCGGCGGCGAGGCGATGCGCTCCTCGGTCTGCTCGAGCACGTTCGCGAGGGCGAGCACGCCGTGGCCCTGGCGCTCGTCGTCGATCTCGTCGGGCCGGAAGCACGCGACGATGTCCATCGAGCGCCGGGCCCGGGTCATTCCCACCGCCAGCAGCCGGTCGCCGCCCGGCTCGCCGAGCGGTCCGAAGTTCGACAGCAGCCGGCCGTGCGGGGTGCGGGCGTAGCCGACCGAGAAGATGACGCGGTCGCGGCTCTGCGCGACGGCCTGCTCGAGGGTCAGCACCGTGAACGGCTCGCCGCGGTCGGTCAGGATGAAGTCGGAGAGGTCGGTGCGCTTGGCGAACGCGGCGAGCACGGCCTGGTGCACGCGGGCCGCGTGCCGGGCGCTCGCGGTGATGACCATGAGGGACTCGCGCGGGCGCTTGACGGCATGCTCCATCACGAGCTCGACGACCTTCGCGACCTCGGCGTCGACGCTCTCGACGGTGCCGGTCTGGGGGTCGGGCAGGCCCGACCCGTCGAGGTAGTGCAGGTTCAGGCTGCCGTGGCCGAGGAAGCTGCCCGCCCAGGGCAGGGAGTCGATGCGCCCGCCGTAGAAGCGCCGGTTCACGAGCTCGGCGAGGTCCTCCCCGCCGGCCCGGTAGCTGCGCGTGAGGGTCAGGGTCGGCAGCAGCTCGCCCAGACGCGACAGGGCCGACTCGGCGTGGCGGGCGTCGGGCTCGTCGGCGGCCGCCGCGACCGCGGGCGCGGCCTCGTCGAGGTCGGGGTCGACGATGCCGGTCTCGAACGGGGTGGGCGTCTGCGTGACCGGGTCGCCGAAGGCGACGACCTGCGTGGCGCGGCGGATGGCGCCGAGGTTCTCGGCGAAGGTCGTCGCGCCCGCGTCGACCAGCACGACCGCGTCGAACGCGATGCGGTCGTCGATCGCGCCGACGTCGTACGGCGACGCGAGCCAGACCGGCGCGAGGGCGCGGAACAGGTGCGGGGCGGCCTCGTGCAGGCGGCCGGGCGTCGCCCGGTCGGCGCGCAGCAGCGTGCGCAGCTGCTCGGCCTCCTCGGGCCAGTCGACGACGCCGACCTTCCACGACTCGGCGAGCTGCCAGGCGAGCTGCGGGCCCGCGCTCGACGCGTGCGCCTCGTCGACGAGCCGGAAGTCGGCCTCGAGCCGGTCGAGCACCTCGGTGTTGGCGCCGAGCAGCGCCTTGTCGCCCGCGAGCAGCGACTCGAGCACCGACTGCCACCAGGCCAGCTCGAGTTCAGACGCGACGCCCTCCTGCGGCACATGGCGACGCGACAGGTCGACGAGCAGCGGGTCGAGCTCGAGCTCGCGCAGTCGGCCGAGCACCGCCGTGCGCTCCTGCAGGTTCGCGAGCACCTCGGACTCGGCGGCGAGTCCCGACATCGTCGTGACCAGCTCGCGTATGGGCCGCTGCGCCAGTTCGCGGTCGGTGCCGTGCGCGCCGAGCGGCACGTCGAGGGTCGCGAGGTCGGTGGCCACGTTCTGGAAGAGCACGTGGAGGTCGGCGATGCCGACCGGCACGCCCGGGATCGACCCGGCGGTCGAGTAGCGGTTCCAGAGCGTGCGCTGCTGCTGGATGCGACGCAGCGCCTCGTTCATGTCGCCCACGTGCACGCCGGGGCGCACGAACTCGGTCGCGTGCTTGCGGAGCCGGCGCCGGTTCGCCGCGGACATGCCGCGGGACTCGCGCCGCGGGGCGGTCGCCGCGATGAGCTCGCCGAGCGGGCGGTCGTAGACCGACGGCTGGAAGCGGTCGAGGGTC
It contains:
- a CDS encoding GNAT family N-acetyltransferase; translated protein: MTTDPRVAAIRAFNRTATERLGVLEEQYLSRGRPLGQDRILWEIGTDGADVRELRARLALDSGYLSRQLRALEDEGLIAVEASEADARVRRAHLTDAGTAEVGVLDRRSDELVGDILAPLSERQRDALADAADTVRRLFTASAVAIAAVDPAEPAARAAVAAYHRTLDARFDGGFRPARSRPAADDAFRAPRGAFLLATHGDRPVGCVGVTLPEPGVAELRRMWVADDLRGAGIGRRLLAEAERLATDAGARSIRLETNASLAEAIGLYRASGFREVPPFNDEPYAHHWFEKRLAGARAPTPRVGFIGLGIMGRPMATRLAEAGIPLTTWTRTPTDAPEPAGADVRHAASVTEVFATCETVFVMLRDAAAVDAVLRGAPGGLAALVAGRTIVHTGTVAPGYSRALADEVEQAGGCNVEAPVSGSRVPAERGELVAMVAGRPGDVRRVRPLLDPLCAQVTDCGAVPAGIEMKLAANVLVVAVMTGLAEAFGFARARGLDVGRLREILDAGQMSSPISRVKTAKLVAGDLTPQVSIADVLANTELIVGAARAAGLPVPLTEASRALFAAAVARGDGALDGIGVMRPAGAAPPS
- a CDS encoding MFS transporter is translated as MKHGFVIAILAVAQFVMVLDSTVMNVSISQVAADLGTSITGMQAAITCYTLTMAALMLTGGKLGDKWGRSRTFRIGVVVYGIGSLVTALSPNLTVLLLGWSLVEGLGAVLVIPAIASLAAINSEGRARVVAFSILGAVTGLAAAAGPLIGGLVTTYSSWRYVFVGETIVMVVILLVSGRIRDVAADRGLRIDVPSVLLSAGGMAMLVFGVLQSKTWGWFVPIAPPEIGGVEIAPLGISPVTYLIFAGVMVLWWFLLRQRRLVDRGRIPLLQVRLFRIAALRSGLSGFLVQYFAVAAMFFVIPVYLQTMQGYDALGTGLRILPLSLGLVVCSAVGSWLTARRSARRIAQLGQVTMAVGLLFVLVALQPELAGWPFAIGMFVAGAGFGLLASQLGNVNMSAVEQRDTSEVGGLQGTFQNLGSSFGTAIVGSVFITLLGSGLISAVDANADISHEERTRVIASVEAGVPVISQERAEQLVLDAGGSEDLAASIAQDYADSQLEALRQAIFIVFALLVLSLFLSRNLPAEVSARREPEVDVEGAGGG
- a CDS encoding GNAT family N-acetyltransferase, with protein sequence MAGPALPSLRDGAVTLRPIRVRDSRALERELIDNRSWLRRWEATHPAGSSSLDTRGSIRNLLAHARAGSALPFLIEESGALVGQLNVSSITYGSVSSATIGYWVVQRSAGRGITPTAVALATDHCFFELGLHRMEICIRPENQASLRVVEKLGFRYEGLRRRYIHIDGDWRDHFCFALVAEEVRGGVLRRWREGRVPADAARITPDDRAAAAHPLQPGR
- the galU gene encoding UTP--glucose-1-phosphate uridylyltransferase GalU, whose translation is MSQRITKAVIPAAGLGTRFLPATKAMPKEMLPVVDKPAIQYVVEEAVEAGLDDVLMIIGRNKNALANHFDRVTELEHTLQTKGDESKLSRVMESSALADVHFVRQGDPKGLGHAVLRAKKHVGHEPFAVLLGDDLIDERDPLLSRMLDEHAKRDATIIALLEVDPESIHMYGAAEVEATDDPDVVKVTGLVEKPAAEVAPSNLAIIGRYVLKPEIFDVLEHTEPGKGGEIQLTDALLELADDAETTGGVYGVVFRGRRYDTGDKLDYIKAVIQLAADRDDLGPELRPWLREYAAGLAEG
- a CDS encoding 5-formyltetrahydrofolate cyclo-ligase, whose amino-acid sequence is MSADPEHRKRTLRAELRERRRTLTLTERAAASDGFTVQLTELVERHGARSLACYLSMPDEPDTRPFVRWAEDAGIRVLFPISREDGLLDWTVGEDRSEVTGLHGIPEAVGELLGPIAINDVDLIVVPAAAVDATGTRLGWGRGYFDKTLGSMGQCPPVYAVVYDTEFVDDVPRERHDQPVDGVVTPTRIVSF
- a CDS encoding FmdB family zinc ribbon protein; its protein translation is MPTYAYRCTECDTAFDIQQAFSDASLTECPACGGRLRKVYGSIGVTFNGSGFYRTDSRSGGSGSGAPKATDAPAKSDSAAKSESGTSSAASSTPAKAPAATSSSSS
- the mscL gene encoding large conductance mechanosensitive channel protein MscL; amino-acid sequence: MLKGFRDFIMRGNVIDLAVAVVIGAAFTAIVNAVVTGLINPVISMFFQADSLNEAMKVPLLGGSELSLGLILGAIINFLVVAAVVYFVFVMPVNHMKARAEERIRSGEPAAAGDPPAPSEVELLGQIRDLLVEQRQDAPSTGGKHADS
- a CDS encoding AAA family ATPase, with protein sequence MHDDDEGLVGASGDGAPGFAHPEPVSEASSADAVSVGDPAFTAGNIAEPEWRRWRDELARAGGRSPLLRFVDTPRTRIELSTTHPGGLPQFITGKSTLLSSLIRDELALRNARLAAAEITQKGIELRSVRGIEGVHLAIGLAKWRFDGAEHLAPVLLRPLAIRRYGRDFELKLKGQPFLNPALARALREQFQITLDADAFVALAITNGVFKPQPVIDRLRGLTSHLPWFSVSPRLVVSTFAEVGPAMAADASELDHPVIDAVAGNASARASVEAAYEPVTSVGQDRRSPATDTLLHDADPEQEQVIAQIEAGSSIVVKTLPGTGGSQTIVNAIGALVQRHRRVLVVGARRASLDGIAHRLEQVGLAGAAVTTSTLRRDLIRSISRNEKAEKPRVADVDDALVRLRKVLLDYRGALTRRDPGFRVSVLDALGELARLSLMADPPSTTARLDRAALETLAGDRTQVAADLVRAAELGEFRYGPGDSPWYGASFTSSEEATAAHELAKRLQSSDLPRLLERASAVISSTSLRPFESVAELGVFLRLLLDIRETLDRFQPSVYDRPLGELIAATAPRRESRGMSAANRRRLRKHATEFVRPGVHVGDMNEALRRIQQQRTLWNRYSTAGSIPGVPVGIADLHVLFQNVATDLATLDVPLGAHGTDRELAQRPIRELVTTMSGLAAESEVLANLQERTAVLGRLRELELDPLLVDLSRRHVPQEGVASELELAWWQSVLESLLAGDKALLGANTEVLDRLEADFRLVDEAHASSAGPQLAWQLAESWKVGVVDWPEEAEQLRTLLRADRATPGRLHEAAPHLFRALAPVWLASPYDVGAIDDRIAFDAVVLVDAGATTFAENLGAIRRATQVVAFGDPVTQTPTPFETGIVDPDLDEAAPAVAAAADEPDARHAESALSRLGELLPTLTLTRSYRAGGEDLAELVNRRFYGGRIDSLPWAGSFLGHGSLNLHYLDGSGLPDPQTGTVESVDAEVAKVVELVMEHAVKRPRESLMVITASARHAARVHQAVLAAFAKRTDLSDFILTDRGEPFTVLTLEQAVAQSRDRVIFSVGYARTPHGRLLSNFGPLGEPGGDRLLAVGMTRARRSMDIVACFRPDEIDDERQGHGVLALANVLEQTEERIASPPVAETTDPMLIDLAARLAKLDIRVALGHRGKLALAAARAGRAVVVETDPALVGASLRESLRLRPDVLRRLGWHVLRVHSFELFGNPDAVARRVATLLGAVPKDPDPLDTQPIDLSDLPS